One segment of Rosa chinensis cultivar Old Blush chromosome 6, RchiOBHm-V2, whole genome shotgun sequence DNA contains the following:
- the LOC112170518 gene encoding histone-lysine N-methyltransferase ASHR1 — translation MEELQSALGNRGLTVSNLPEKGRCIFTTEDFYPGEVIISQEPYVCVPKNSIADHKCDACFESSNLKKCSGCKIVYYCSSTCQKSEWKLHRLECEAFSKLPIEFRHQITPPIRLTIRLHCRSKLQSQKTIPTSAMDNYDLVKALVAHMSKIDDEQRWLYAQMANLVSLILQWPDINKKEVAENFSKMVFNAHTIYDSGLKHLGKGLYPVISIMNHSCLPNSILVFEGRSAVLRAVQHIPKGAEVLTSYIDLVGSTVTRQKALKEQYLFTCTCPRCIKVGQYDDIHESAFLEGYRCTHNECDGLLLCNSDDNGFICQQCGRLKSKKEIQEVESKIKSLQEKARIAAESASSYITYQEVIALYKAIETLQRQLFNPCCIYLIPTWEGIIENSMKLEDWSEALAYCRLTIAVYQRVYRNFQSFHPSLGLQYYTCGKLEGVLGEAENAVKSLTKAVDILQITYGTSTPFMKDLFSMLEEQREIEALINGTDY, via the exons ATGGAGGAATTGCAGAGCGCTCTCGGGAATCGCGGCCTGACCGTTTCGAATCTTCCGGAGAAAGGCCGTTGCATCTTCACCACCGAAGACTTCTATCCag GGGAAGTGATCATAAGTCAAGAGCCCTATGTGTGCGTCCCAAAAAACTCCATTGCTGACCACAAGTGCGATGCTTGCTTCGAATCCAGTAACCTCAAGAAGTGCTCCGGTTGCAAGATTGTGTACTACTGTTCCAGCACCTGCCAG AAGTCTGAATGGAAACTGCACCGTCTCGAATGTGAAGCTTTCTCGAAGCTTCCCATTGAGTTCCGTCATCAAATTACACCTCCTATTCGTCTCACGATCAGACTCCACTGCCGTTCAAAATTACAATCTCAGAAG ACTATTCCTACTTCTGCTATGGACAACTACGATTTGGTGAAGGCTTTGGTGGCTC ACATGTCAAAGATTGATGATGAGCAAAGGTGGCTGTATGCTCAGATGGCTAACCTTGTCAGCTTGATACTTCAGTGGCCAGATATCAATAAAAAAGAGGTTGCAGAGAACTTTTCAAAG ATGGTATTCAATGCACACACAATTTATGACAGTGGATTAAAGCACTTGGGTAAAGGACTGTATCCTGTCATTTCAATCATGAACCACAG CTGCTTGCCCAATTCTATTTTAGTATTTGAGGGGAGGTCAGCTGTTCTTCGTGCTGTGCAACATATACCCAAAGGAGCTGAG GTGTTGACAAGTTACATTGACCTTGTTGGAAGCACTGTAACTCGGCAAAAGGCGCTAAAGGAACAATACCTTTTTACCTGCACATGTCCCCGCTGCATTAAAGTG GGTCAGTATGATGATATCCACGAAAGTGCATTTCTGGAAGGCTACCGATGCACACATAATGAATGCGACGGCCTTTTGCTTTGCAACTCTG ATGATAATGGATTCATATGCCAACAATGTGGACGTCTTAAGAGCAAAAAAGAGATACAAGAGGtggaaagtaaaataaaatcattgcaGGAAAAGGCTCGTATTGCTGCAGAGTCCGCAAGCTCTTATATCA CTTATCAGGAAGTAATAGCTCTGTATAAGGCAATTGAGACACTCCAAAGGCAACTGTTTAATCCTTGCTGCATCTATTTGATCCCAACTTGGGAGGGGATTATAGAG AATTCAATGAAGCTGGAAGACTGGAGTGAAGCTCTAGCATATTGCAGATTGACCATTGCAGTGTATCAaa GAGTATATCGGAACTTTCAATCCTTTCATCCTTCACTTGGATTGCAATACTATACCTGTGGGAAGCTTGAAGG GGTACTTGGAGAGGCTGAGAATGCTGTGAAATCTCTGACCAAGGCAGTCGATATACTGCAGATTACTTATGGGACAAGTACACCCTTCATGAAGGATCTTTTCAGTATGTTGGAGGAGCAACGTGAAATTGAAGCTCTCATCAATGGAACAGATTACTAG
- the LOC112170520 gene encoding biotin--protein ligase 2: MVSSSSTFFFTSALGFFSVRNSLKKAIFSRRTSSAISAASGMDCNSSCTLVLRGKSPAESQIAEGLKNSNALKLSDNCELSILLDSELKKPFKEDDAFGIDSFMNSLSTDRFGRLLLWSPRLPSTQDVVSQNFCELPNGAVCVADVQYKGRGRSKNVWESPKGCLLFSFTLQMEDGRIVPLIQYVVSLAITEAIKDVCDRNGLPYIDVRIKWPNDLYLNGLKVGGILCTSTYKSTKFNVSAGIGLNIDNEKPTTCLNAILRELSATTYQFRREEILAAFFNKFEKFYDLFINQGFQPLEELYYKTWLHSGQRIIVQEKNDDQVVENVVTVQGLTSAGYLLAIGDDNQMCELHPDGNSFDFFKGLVRQKLH, encoded by the exons AtggtctcctcctcctccaccttcttcttcactagCGCGCTGGGGTTTTTTTCTGTACGGAACTCACTGAAGAAAGCAATTTTCTCACGCAGAACGAGCTCGGCTATTTCAGCCGCCTCAG GCATGGATTGCAATTCAAGCTGTACGTTGGTGCTGCGCGGCAAATCGCCGGCGGAAAGTCAAATTGCTGAGGGGCTGAAGAACAGTAACGCTCTGAAGCTCAGTGACAACTGTGAGCTTTCAATTCTGTTAGACTCGGAATTGAAGAAACCGTTCAAGGAAGACGACGCTTTTGGAATCGACTCGTTCATGAACTCTCTCTCCACCGATCGGTTCGGTAGGTTGCTGCTTTGGTCGCCGCGCTTGCCGTCGACGCAGGACGTCGTTTCTCA GAATTTCTGTGAGCTTCCAAACGGTGCGGTTTGTGTTGCTGATGTTCAGTACAAAGGGCGAG GCCGGTCGAAGAATGTGTGGGAGTCTCCCAAAGGTTGCCTGCTGTTTTCCTTTACTCTGCAGATGGAGGATGGGCGGATCGTGCCACTGATACAATATGTGGTGTCTCTAGCCATCACTGAGGCCATAAAGGATGTTTGTGATAGGAAT GGCTTGCCATATATTGATGTTAGAATAAAATGGCCAAATGATCTATATTTGAATGGCCTCAAAGTTGGAGGCATTTTATGCACGTCAACATATAAGTCGACGAAGTTCAATGTGTCTGCTG GTATCGGCTTGAATATCGATAATGAGAAACCAACTACATGCTTGAATGCAATTCTTAGAGAATTGTCTGCTACGACATACCAGTTTAGAAGAGAAGAGATTCTTGCTGCCTTCTTTaacaaatttgagaaattttatgaTCTTTTTATAAATCAAG GATTTCAACCTCTAGAGGAGCTATACTATAAGACATGGCTACACAG TGGGCAGAGGATTATTGTGCAGGAAAAGAATGACGACCAGGTGGTGGAGAACGTGGTTACTGTTCAG GGTTTAACATCTGCGGGATATTTGTTAGCTATTGGTGATGACAATCAGATGTGTGAACTCCATCCTGATGGAAATAG TTTTGACTTCTTCAAGGGATTAGTCAGACAAAAACTTCACTAA